A single Malaclemys terrapin pileata isolate rMalTer1 chromosome 3, rMalTer1.hap1, whole genome shotgun sequence DNA region contains:
- the DSTN gene encoding destrin, with protein sequence MASGVQVADEVCRIFYDMKVRKCSTPEEIKKRKKAVIFCLSEDKKCIVVEEGKEILVGDIGVTVSDPFKQFVQMLPEKDCRYALYDASFETKESKKEELMFVLWAPDQAPLKSKMIYASSKDAIKKKFQGIKHECQANGPEDLNRAYIADKLGGSLIVAFEGCPV encoded by the exons ATG GCATCAGGAGTACAAGTGGCTGATGAAGTATGCCGTATCTTTTATGACATGAAAGTTCGGAAGTGCTCCACGCCTGAGGAAATCAAGAAAAGGAAGAAGGCAGTTATCTTCTGTCTCAGTGAAGACAAAAAGTGCATTGTTGTGGAAGAAGGCAAAGAAATCCTGGTGGGAGATATTGGCGTAACAGTTTCTGATCCTTTCAAGCAGTTTGTGCAGATGCTCCCTGAAAAGGATTGCCGTTATGCCTTGTATGAtgcaagctttgaaacaaaggaatcAAAAAAAGAAGAGTTGATGTTTGTCCTATG GGCACCAGACCAGGCGCCTCTCAAGAGTAAGATGATCTATGCAAGCTCTAAGGATGCAATCAAAAAGAAATTTCAAG GCATAAAGCACGAATGTCAAGCAAATGGGCCAGAAGACCTTAACCGAGCTTACATTGCCGATAAGCTAGGAGGCTCCCTAATCGTAGCTTTTGAAGGATGTCCTGTGTAG